Proteins co-encoded in one Brassica rapa cultivar Chiifu-401-42 chromosome A02, CAAS_Brap_v3.01, whole genome shotgun sequence genomic window:
- the LOC103852392 gene encoding probable DNA primase large subunit, whose product MEVIRSQKRTPSNDTVSNPKIPLYLSAPQMEVRLEEFELFAVDRLRVLKGVSDGLARGRNPKEMDDLVDTLWKEHMRDPDASVMLNKDIISHFVLRLVYCRSDELKKWFLSMETALFRHRFRLQNFEAQRAIVGEFGLPYKAVTGAELEGLKERLGQVVRSLGQISPTVEAVYYKVPFEEVPDLVASRRVLIQKGFAFVAGSQLVSLVVTQFRSHISKALILTNRKWTTTIREREKDRLTPIVEALSTSYLGPDYSQSTEYAEISLKDIDQVAKSSFPLCMRHLFEKVREDHHLKHGGRMQLGLFLKGVGLKLDDALAFWRAEFTKKVGSERFDKEYAYSIRHNYGKEGKRTDYTPYACQKIILSAPGAGDHHGCPYRHFSEDNLRAALGRMGLSSRGMEGVMDQVRNKHYQLACTMTFEAVYGTSCDAGINHPNQYFEESQKILKSKTPPAPV is encoded by the exons ATGGAGGTGATACGATCTCAGAAACGAACTCCCTCCAACGACACCGTTTCAAATCCCAAGATCCCGCTATACCTCTCAGCTCCACAGATGGAAGTCCGATTAGAAGAATTCGAGCTCTTCGCCGTAGATCGCCTCCGAG TTCTGAAAGGGGTCTCAGATGGATTAGCCCGCGGGAGAAACCCTAAGGAAATGGATGATCTG GTGGACACTTTGTGGAAAGAACATATGAGAGATCCTGATGCGTCTGTAATGTTGAACAAGGATATCATCTCACATTTTGTGTTACGTCTCGTTTATTGCAGATC ggatGAATTGAAGAAATGGTTTCTTAGCATGGAGACTGCTCTTTTCCGACATAGGTTCCGGCTTCAGAACTTTGAAGCTCAG AGAGCAATTGTGGGAGAGTTTGGATTACCGTATAAGGCAGTCACAGGAGCAGAACTTGAG GGTTTGAAGGAGAGGTTGGGGCAAGTGGTACGTTCACTGGGTCAAATTTCACCTACCG TTGAAGCCGTATACTACAAG GTTCCTTTTGAAGAGGTTCCTGACCTTGTAGCTAGCCGTAGAGTACTTATACAGAAAGGGTTTGCCTTTGTTGCTGGCAGTCAG TTGGTTTCTCTTGTTGTCACACAATTTCGATCTCATATATCCAAGGCCCTTATTCTGACAAACAG aaaATGGACTACGACCATTCGGGAGCGAGAGAAAGACAGACTAACTCCA ATAGTAGAAGCCTTATCTACAAGCTACTTGGGTCCCGATTATTCGCAG TCAACTGAGTACGCTGAGATATCACTTAAGGATATTGATCAAGTTGCCAAGAGTTCCTTCCCACTTTGTATGAGGCATCTATTTGAAAAA GTTCGAGAAGATCATCATCTAAAACATGGAGGAAGAATGCAACTGGGTCTATTTTTGAAG GGTGTGGGTCTGAAGCTGGATGACGCCCTAGCATTTTGGAGAGCAGAATTCACCAAAAAG GTTGGCTCTGAGAGATTCGATAAAGAGTACGCCTACTCCATTCGCCATAACTACGGGAAGGAAGGCAAGAGAACG GATTATACCCCTTATGCTTGTCAGAAGATCATCTTATCTGCTCCTGGTGCTGGGGATCATCATGGCTGTCCTTATCGACATTTCAG TGAGGATAACCTGAGAGCAGCACTTGGTAGAATGGGATTGAGTTCTCGTGGAATGGAAGGTGTTATGGATCAAGTGCGGAACAAACATTATCAG CTTGCATGCACAATGACCTTTGAAGCCGTTTATGGTACATCGTGTGATGCTGGTATCAACCATCCGAACCAATACTTCGAGGAGAGTCAGAAGATTTTGAAATCCAAGACGCCTCCTGCTCCGGTTTAA